In Planctomycetia bacterium, one genomic interval encodes:
- a CDS encoding efflux RND transporter periplasmic adaptor subunit yields MILIVPDSPLREQLSFFKTARSKVTYPLMTVTGSVLARVSNGEGPIEDRWQFSTAELSTTYTEWIRAKSEVDFAQSQYDKTRELVKAENEHLSAVVKRLQPLSQDAAVATAQFKQSQADLLKSQIQGEKDVFSAQSTLRQAQKSKAALERQLSQSGIEPIVFSRAVAKMVLVVANVPEGRISLVREGQSCHVRFYGYPHDLFPGHVESLSSAVTQDRRTLRVLFDLNDSKDLLKPGLFGEVGLGTDEREAVLVPPGALLHINRGDYVIAALGNHRWQVVEVKLGELHGDRFEVVEGLAGDREIVAAGAILLKPLAIEALGWQATPSPTPVTAVSTTGN; encoded by the coding sequence TTCTTCAAAACAGCACGCAGCAAAGTCACGTATCCATTGATGACGGTTACCGGCTCCGTACTAGCGCGAGTATCCAATGGAGAAGGGCCGATCGAGGATCGTTGGCAGTTCAGCACCGCGGAACTTTCGACGACTTACACCGAGTGGATCCGTGCGAAGTCCGAGGTCGATTTCGCCCAAAGCCAATACGATAAAACTCGCGAACTCGTGAAGGCGGAAAACGAACACCTCAGCGCCGTGGTGAAGCGATTGCAACCGCTCAGCCAAGATGCCGCGGTCGCGACCGCTCAATTCAAGCAATCGCAAGCCGACCTTTTGAAATCGCAGATTCAAGGCGAAAAAGATGTTTTCTCTGCGCAGTCGACGTTGCGACAAGCGCAGAAGAGCAAGGCCGCGCTCGAGCGGCAGCTCTCCCAATCGGGCATCGAGCCGATTGTCTTCTCTCGAGCCGTCGCAAAGATGGTCTTGGTCGTCGCGAATGTTCCGGAAGGGCGAATCTCACTCGTGCGCGAAGGTCAGAGTTGCCATGTTCGTTTCTACGGCTACCCACACGATCTATTTCCCGGGCACGTAGAATCGCTAAGCTCCGCAGTAACGCAAGACCGTCGCACATTGCGCGTGTTGTTCGATCTCAACGACTCGAAGGACCTGCTCAAGCCCGGCTTGTTCGGCGAAGTGGGGCTCGGGACCGATGAGCGCGAGGCGGTGCTCGTACCGCCCGGCGCTTTACTGCACATCAATCGCGGGGACTACGTGATCGCGGCGCTGGGCAATCACCGCTGGCAAGTCGTGGAGGTGAAACTCGGGGAGTTGCACGGCGATCGATTCGAGGTCGTCGAGGGGCTCGCCGGCGATCGCGAGATCGTAGCCGCGGGTGCGATCTTGCTTAAGCCATTGGCGATCGAAGCTCTCGGTTGGCAAGCGACCCCTTCGCCGACGCCGGTCACCGCGGTCTCGACGACGGGAAATTGA